Proteins encoded in a region of the Methanobrevibacter millerae genome:
- a CDS encoding glutamate synthase-related protein, with product MSFTVERKIEICKQSNDRPGCCWYLCDNPNKTACKNCYSCYSNCPHNVYEVINDEPLPIHQENCVGCKICEEMCPTHAIYVRPLVDEGRGVWSNSTMVEIKRKSQSGSYKVRGCGLTRKIPTFDDLSILPAQVSRPPIDSYRETCKTSVVLGDRFAENPIEIDTPIMIGAMSFGALSKEAKIALAIGSSKVGSIANTGEGGMLPEERQHADKLIAQYASGRFGVSAEYLNSAEAVEIKIGQGAKSGMGGHLLSHKVTAEVARVRNIPEGTSALSPARHMDIVGPEDLGMKINQLREITDWKIPIIVKFASGRVEQDVKIAAKAGADIIVVDGMQGGTGAGPEVVTEHAGIPTIEAIVKADDALKEINLRSEVSLVAAGGIRSGADVAKAIALGADAVYIATSALISIGCKVCQSCSEGICPKGIATQDRVLRRRLDPIRKGQQVANYIEAMTQEVTALTQQAGNTDIENLERQDLVALTMEASQLTGVPMVSKKY from the coding sequence GTGTCATTTACTGTTGAGAGAAAAATAGAAATTTGTAAACAGAGTAATGACAGGCCAGGCTGCTGCTGGTATTTATGTGACAATCCAAACAAAACCGCATGTAAAAACTGTTACAGCTGCTATTCAAACTGCCCTCACAATGTTTATGAAGTAATTAATGACGAACCACTTCCAATTCATCAGGAAAACTGTGTAGGGTGCAAAATCTGTGAGGAAATGTGTCCGACACATGCAATATATGTCAGGCCTCTCGTTGACGAGGGAAGAGGAGTCTGGTCAAATTCAACAATGGTTGAAATCAAACGGAAAAGCCAGTCAGGATCATATAAGGTTAGAGGTTGCGGACTGACAAGAAAAATCCCTACATTTGACGATTTGAGCATATTGCCTGCACAAGTGTCAAGGCCACCAATAGACTCATACCGGGAAACCTGCAAGACCTCAGTAGTACTTGGAGACAGATTTGCAGAAAATCCAATTGAAATTGATACTCCAATCATGATTGGGGCAATGTCATTTGGTGCATTAAGTAAGGAAGCTAAAATTGCATTGGCCATAGGAAGCAGCAAAGTGGGCTCAATAGCCAATACTGGTGAAGGAGGAATGCTTCCGGAAGAAAGGCAACATGCAGACAAACTGATTGCACAATATGCATCAGGCCGTTTTGGCGTATCCGCCGAATACTTAAACAGCGCAGAAGCTGTTGAAATAAAAATAGGTCAAGGTGCAAAATCAGGTATGGGAGGACATCTGCTTTCCCACAAGGTAACTGCAGAAGTTGCAAGAGTCAGAAATATTCCTGAAGGAACATCTGCCTTAAGTCCTGCAAGACATATGGACATTGTCGGACCGGAGGATTTAGGCATGAAAATCAATCAGTTAAGGGAAATTACAGACTGGAAAATACCAATCATTGTGAAATTCGCATCAGGAAGAGTGGAACAGGATGTGAAAATCGCCGCAAAGGCTGGTGCTGACATAATTGTGGTTGACGGCATGCAGGGAGGAACCGGGGCCGGACCTGAAGTGGTCACGGAACATGCGGGAATTCCTACAATCGAAGCCATAGTTAAAGCTGATGATGCACTTAAAGAGATAAACTTAAGAAGTGAAGTCAGCCTTGTGGCGGCTGGTGGAATAAGGTCTGGAGCAGATGTTGCAAAAGCAATAGCTTTAGGTGCAGATGCAGTGTATATTGCTACCTCCGCATTAATCTCAATAGGGTGTAAAGTCTGTCAAAGCTGTTCTGAAGGCATCTGTCCGAAAGGAATTGCAACACAGGACAGGGTGCTCAGAAGAAGACTGGATCCTATAAGGAAAGGCCAGCAGGTTGCAAACTATATTGAAGCAATGACGCAGGAAGTAACCGCTCTGACACAGCAAGCTGGAAACACAGATATAGAAAATCTTGAACGTCAGGATCTTGTTGCATTGACTATGGAAGCTTCACAACTGACAGGAGTACCAATGGTGAGTAAAAAATATTAA
- a CDS encoding tributyrin esterase gives MKEYVIDANYMDEKQLNRTIKEMAASHDKLVINNPDSRHNICAGLTEDADIEINGSAGYFVGTMVNGPKIHINGNSGWFAGDNMTQGELIIEGTAGDGAGQGIYGGTVIVKGNTGSRTGEIMKGGTVIIGGNSGYMTGLLMMGGRLIILGDVTDDVGESIMRGSIYVLGDVKSLGKNAVIEEITLEDQNDLKEILEEYDFDLSDDDYANFKKIVNMQ, from the coding sequence ATGAAAGAATATGTTATTGATGCAAATTATATGGATGAAAAACAGTTGAACCGTACCATAAAAGAAATGGCAGCATCTCATGACAAGCTCGTTATTAACAATCCCGATTCAAGACATAATATCTGTGCAGGATTAACTGAAGATGCAGATATAGAAATCAACGGCTCTGCAGGTTACTTCGTTGGAACAATGGTCAACGGACCAAAAATACACATCAACGGAAATTCAGGGTGGTTCGCCGGAGACAATATGACCCAAGGAGAACTGATTATTGAAGGCACTGCAGGTGACGGTGCCGGACAAGGAATTTATGGCGGAACAGTAATTGTGAAAGGAAACACCGGTTCAAGAACTGGAGAAATCATGAAAGGAGGAACTGTAATAATCGGCGGAAACAGCGGATATATGACAGGATTGCTTATGATGGGAGGAAGACTCATAATACTTGGTGATGTGACCGATGATGTCGGCGAATCTATTATGAGAGGAAGCATATATGTTCTTGGAGATGTTAAAAGCCTTGGAAAAAATGCAGTTATTGAGGAAATCACACTTGAAGACCAAAACGATTTAAAAGAGATTTTAGAAGAATATGATTTTGATTTAAGTGATGACGATTATGCGAATTTTAAAAAAATCGTTAATATGCAATAG
- a CDS encoding Coenzyme F420 hydrogenase/dehydrogenase, beta subunit C-terminal domain, with protein sequence MSEHKIAMVGTPCEIMAASKLQHYINSPIDVKLGLFCMENFSYKYFENLLKEYDLKMEDIEKFQIEKGFIFLLLKTKETVKIPLSIAKRIIRKNCNICVELTSETSDISIGSIGSQDGWSTVIIRTEKGEEIINGAIEEKFIESKELEEPQFKLLNKIAESKIKKNLENIERREFLARPVLYQRNKSDDSIAKELAEAQFIDLKSNVIDIGACVLCGACEYACQDNLIKIDDTKPITKGECPQNCNTCFTVCPRTFIPEDLRNDNSKAIGDYIKVMTVKSLKHTQGQDGSIVTTILDYLLTNNIVTEALIVDKEDYLAWKPYAKLTGKIDEIIKSGGTKYSVCPVFKPLKDLKEEVN encoded by the coding sequence ATGAGCGAACATAAAATAGCCATGGTTGGAACACCGTGTGAAATTATGGCTGCATCAAAACTGCAGCACTATATCAATAGCCCTATTGATGTTAAGCTGGGCTTATTCTGTATGGAGAATTTTTCATATAAATACTTTGAAAACCTCTTGAAAGAGTATGATTTGAAAATGGAAGACATTGAAAAATTCCAAATCGAGAAAGGATTCATATTCCTATTATTAAAAACAAAAGAAACAGTTAAAATACCATTGTCCATAGCAAAAAGGATAATAAGGAAAAATTGTAATATCTGTGTTGAGCTAACCTCAGAAACATCAGATATCTCAATAGGTTCCATCGGATCACAGGACGGATGGTCAACTGTAATAATCAGAACCGAAAAAGGCGAGGAAATAATTAATGGTGCAATAGAAGAGAAATTCATAGAATCAAAAGAGCTTGAAGAGCCACAATTCAAATTATTGAACAAAATTGCAGAAAGCAAAATAAAAAAGAATCTGGAAAACATTGAAAGAAGGGAATTCCTGGCACGTCCTGTGCTGTACCAAAGAAACAAATCAGACGATTCTATCGCCAAAGAACTCGCAGAGGCACAGTTCATAGATTTGAAATCCAATGTTATTGACATTGGGGCATGTGTGCTTTGCGGAGCATGTGAATATGCATGTCAAGACAATCTGATAAAAATTGATGATACAAAACCTATAACGAAAGGAGAATGTCCACAAAACTGTAATACATGCTTTACAGTCTGCCCCAGGACTTTCATACCGGAAGATCTGCGAAACGACAATTCAAAAGCAATTGGCGATTACATAAAAGTAATGACAGTGAAATCCTTAAAACACACACAGGGTCAGGACGGATCCATCGTTACAACAATCCTGGATTATCTGCTGACAAATAATATTGTGACAGAAGCACTTATTGTGGATAAGGAGGACTATCTGGCATGGAAACCTTATGCTAAACTAACTGGAAAAATTGATGAAATCATCAAATCCGGAGGGACAAAATATTCAGTTTGTCCAGTATTTAAACCACTGAAAGACCTTAAAGAGGAGGTGAATTAA
- a CDS encoding PEP/pyruvate-binding domain-containing protein: protein MAAFDRVKSGIPGLDKALDNIRLGDNVVWNVTNLNEFSYFVNPYVKQAKKDNRNLIYIRFATHPPLIEMTEEDLILLKKEENNPNTEFCMIERDGIKIYMVNPYNQFETFTLEVHRIIEKEGYDAFYVFDCLSDLQAVWSTDLMMGNFFKVTCPFLFDLDTVAFFPIIRGRHSYDAIAKIRETTQLFLNVYSNSPEEVYVTPLKVWNRYSQTMFLGHKFNPQTGFVKVLQDGQEVSKYYKTINSNKYQDGRTLDSWERYMIEVRRKHDEGENIDDECDKICELMMTKDEKMLSKIKEYFTFEDYITIYDRRVGSGLVGGKTCGMLLARKIIEKNCPDIYNDIFEPDDSFYIGTDLFYTYIVSNDLWDLRVKQRTKEGYYKYGKELEEALKNGVFSDEIKKEFIHILDYFGQNPIIVRSSSFLEDGYGNAFAGKYESVFCVNRGSLEERLAAFEEAVKIVYSSTMNISALEYRKLNDLDDTDEQMGLLVQRVSGSYHGDYLFPTAAGVGFSYSPYSPLPNMDNSKGMLRLVMGLGTKAVDRTKKDYPRIVNLDKPEVTMTKDIKEKHRYSQHYLDVIDLKNISLHDIPIDEGLDVIPRYSKNVMVEHDREAERMFRDRGQPREIVFVNCEGIVKNHEFIDVMKRILNTLEIAYDYPVDIEYTVNVGENKSFNINLLQCRPLQVSVNNEAIEMPENQNVFFHIKESSMGMSRKSEIDIICYVDPHKYYEYPYAQKSSLSRIISDVNAYCKNNDKTALLIVPGRIGTSSPELGIPVVFADISHFTAILEEAYSDVGYMPELSFGSHMFQDLVEAEIYYGALFENEKRIEFNRDMIFDYPNILNDINPNLNDEIYDMIQVIDFDKDKAELYHDMNKDETMCIFK, encoded by the coding sequence ATGGCAGCATTTGATAGAGTGAAATCAGGAATTCCGGGACTTGATAAAGCTTTAGACAATATTCGTTTAGGGGACAATGTAGTGTGGAACGTTACAAATCTAAACGAATTTTCCTACTTTGTCAATCCCTATGTGAAACAGGCCAAAAAAGATAACAGGAACTTAATATATATCAGGTTTGCAACTCACCCCCCATTAATAGAAATGACAGAAGAAGATTTAATATTGCTTAAAAAAGAAGAGAATAATCCGAACACTGAGTTTTGCATGATTGAACGTGACGGGATTAAAATTTATATGGTAAATCCATATAACCAGTTTGAAACATTCACTCTGGAAGTTCACAGAATCATAGAAAAGGAAGGATACGATGCATTCTATGTTTTCGACTGTCTAAGCGACCTTCAGGCAGTCTGGTCAACAGATTTGATGATGGGTAATTTCTTCAAGGTAACATGCCCATTCTTATTTGATCTTGATACCGTGGCATTTTTCCCAATCATTCGTGGAAGACATTCATATGATGCAATAGCTAAAATCCGTGAAACCACACAACTATTTCTGAATGTATACTCAAATTCCCCCGAAGAGGTTTACGTAACCCCTCTAAAAGTGTGGAACAGGTATTCTCAGACCATGTTTCTTGGACATAAGTTCAATCCGCAGACCGGTTTCGTTAAAGTTCTTCAGGATGGTCAAGAAGTAAGCAAATACTATAAAACGATTAATTCCAACAAGTATCAGGATGGACGAACCCTTGACAGCTGGGAAAGGTATATGATTGAAGTTCGAAGGAAACATGATGAAGGCGAAAACATCGATGATGAATGCGACAAAATCTGTGAGCTGATGATGACAAAAGATGAAAAGATGCTTTCCAAAATCAAGGAATATTTCACCTTTGAAGATTATATCACTATTTACGACCGACGTGTAGGTAGTGGACTTGTTGGAGGTAAAACCTGCGGAATGCTGCTTGCAAGAAAAATAATTGAAAAGAACTGTCCAGATATCTACAATGACATTTTTGAACCGGACGACTCCTTTTACATCGGCACTGATTTATTCTACACATACATTGTTTCAAATGACTTATGGGACCTTAGGGTAAAACAGAGAACCAAGGAGGGTTACTATAAATACGGTAAAGAGCTAGAAGAAGCTCTTAAAAACGGTGTTTTTTCAGATGAAATCAAAAAGGAATTCATCCATATTCTTGATTATTTCGGACAGAACCCTATAATTGTAAGGTCAAGCAGTTTTCTTGAAGATGGATATGGAAATGCATTTGCAGGAAAATACGAATCTGTGTTCTGTGTTAATAGAGGTAGCCTTGAAGAACGTCTTGCCGCATTTGAAGAGGCCGTGAAGATTGTATACTCAAGTACAATGAACATTTCCGCTTTGGAGTACAGGAAGCTAAATGATTTGGACGACACTGATGAGCAGATGGGTCTTCTGGTTCAAAGGGTTTCCGGTTCATACCACGGCGACTATCTCTTCCCGACTGCAGCAGGAGTGGGATTCTCATATAGCCCCTATTCACCTCTTCCGAACATGGACAACAGCAAAGGAATGCTGAGACTTGTAATGGGTCTTGGTACAAAGGCAGTAGATCGGACAAAAAAGGATTATCCTAGAATCGTCAATCTTGACAAGCCTGAAGTAACCATGACTAAAGACATTAAGGAAAAACACAGGTATTCCCAACATTATCTTGATGTAATTGACCTTAAAAACATCAGTCTCCATGACATTCCTATTGATGAGGGACTTGACGTGATTCCAAGATATTCCAAAAACGTTATGGTTGAGCATGACCGTGAGGCAGAGAGAATGTTTCGTGACCGTGGCCAGCCTAGGGAAATAGTCTTCGTCAACTGTGAGGGAATCGTTAAAAATCATGAGTTCATCGATGTGATGAAAAGGATCCTGAATACATTAGAGATCGCTTACGACTATCCGGTTGACATTGAATATACAGTAAATGTAGGAGAGAACAAATCATTCAATATAAATCTCTTACAGTGCCGTCCACTTCAGGTTTCAGTCAATAATGAAGCCATTGAGATGCCTGAGAATCAAAATGTCTTCTTCCATATCAAGGAATCCTCAATGGGTATGTCAAGAAAAAGTGAAATCGACATCATATGCTATGTTGATCCTCATAAGTACTATGAATATCCTTATGCACAAAAAAGCTCACTGTCACGCATAATAAGCGACGTAAATGCCTACTGTAAGAACAATGACAAAACTGCCCTCTTAATAGTTCCAGGAAGAATAGGAACTTCTTCCCCAGAATTAGGCATTCCAGTGGTATTTGCAGATATCAGCCATTTCACAGCAATTCTTGAGGAAGCCTACAGTGATGTCGGATATATGCCTGAGCTTTCTTTTGGAAGCCATATGTTCCAGGATTTAGTAGAAGCAGAAATATACTATGGAGCACTCTTTGAAAATGAAAAAAGAATCGAATTCAACAGGGACATGATTT